Proteins encoded by one window of Channa argus isolate prfri chromosome 13, Channa argus male v1.0, whole genome shotgun sequence:
- the nckap5l gene encoding nck-associated protein 5-like isoform X2, which produces MKTMSDETEQRMCDEEFGSDEEGVEGDVESYLEDNSSELMDRLRELEAENSALMLANESQREAYERCLDEVANHVVQALLNQKDLREECIKLKMLVFDLERQNRALCELFQQKLPNQPTAHYQVQTGPLPDYNAQLHNDSAKQVEPAQTEAQAQAKGNGYRTQHASPGPRGPAASMEALSPFFKKKAHILEVLRKMEETDPLKFHPSTASLSFCDYSQVLMSTEAVLATADPLQCKSHPTHCHCSDTDTHQHVNGDGLVKCEGGNTCCLHCKRSTDSSPKPCNHTCSPLKASSATQSHVVPAAAMIECHSKGRMVDSVPPSKQSTKNEVHQQTAGTTAHASATEAASQSLRAKGEEQENSESHLNASASDRLTGFCPNSHLPDSVKESTHVSHCDMQTSDGVHSGLALSSVSDAMSTDPSAVPETDSTDPESSSVRATASVSPSPSCLSDVKAAAINSPSKLLKFLKIPSIGEKSQPSTSAVRLSPQLTRNSRIPCRTNNYEVYHSPVPTRRATTTERCRQPPPPPSRSESYPATHSAPTSPPQPEDACSPPAKDISYSSFSAPKASAGSKMGAPSSSPKVSQRVPHYENICDMSTNSREEEQAAGLEKRTTLSSQTKVNGGERKLVKSLPESVLNPSPQRKQSSSSTSESTSDDEEDSDSPVWVNHHSLPNSSVQGRANYSRTREKQETDVKEVTVQSSEVVQQQAPPPPARRSDSSSIPKRPAPGSARSQADSSHHAFKDRLAALGKLRSSEDLQVGRPVDMVSEGTFGEDRSKTTERPMELHKEDQRHSKFTDPLDSKPKGSDGGLKYPGSSQLYEQAVKSQPSAAVVVKQELCVTKTEGSKSKIGLPSPNTDAPQVLRNNIKCPGSLNLAYNVKPGVGPHSSNSPNKIPPKSPSKPCQGPSVHRGGKPTETPRYSSKSEERTKISGKGKKNPMYGDSLPPPPPRPPTSEGEKPSQPAASPQSAIEQKVMKGIEENVLKLQEQDKVGQGGEVKHKASNGIASWFGLKKSKLPALSRKTDATKAKDEKKEWKINIPSVGRDSVKMASRCKEGVEGLNISTLMEKAEGLRRALEEERAYVERSGRGHSCEVVMDQAQGQLAVMYRGARSDNFMQQLLNRVDGKDVINMPQRRLSFDCKTSKPVFTQQSDVISHTTSRDDIEKGSDRIDKITSDENLTDSVHSQHFAGSGASTYTLDSGIGTFPLPDCSSSAAGRGLSKARAGAEHHSSGSPGRAGRRARTLDRELTSQEECYAAHKQLIPTIQYGSMLEGRSSAGVMREDKEAHGASMFSPRSKTYTFPNLKTPAGPTEVYLAVEEEEEEGVSFGSPFRGNMKAGAPSSSRVVDPGSLPVPAQAGISRRGKTRTPSVPEMSREAGLELLRERPEEALSPSRPQVLETPESLSDSLYDSLSSCGSQG; this is translated from the exons atgaaAACAATGTCTGATGAGACTGAACAGAGAATGTGTGATGAGGAATTTGGTTCAGACGAGGAGGGCGTGGAAGGAGACGTGGAGTCTTATCTGGAGGACAACAGCAGCGAGCTCATGGACCGACTTAGAGAGCTGGAG GCAGAGAATTCTGCTCTGATGTTGGCGAACGAGAGTCAGAGGGAAGCTTACGAGAGATGCTTGGACGAG GTGGCCAACCATGTGGTCCAAGCTCTGCTAAACCAAAAG GATCTGAGAGAGGAGTGCATCAAGCTGAAGATGCTGGTGTTTGATTTGGAGAGACAGAACCGAGCGCTTTGCGAGCTTTTCCAGCAGAAACTGCCCAACCAGCCCACTGCTCATTACCAG GTCCAGACAGGACCCCTCCCAGACTACAATGCACAGCTGCACAATGACTCTGCCAAACAGGTGGAGCCTGCACAGACTGAAGCGCAAGCACAAGCCAAG GGAAATGGTTACCGCACACAGCATGCCTCCCCAGGCCCTCGAGGCCCAGCTGCCTCCATGGAGGCCCTGTCTCCATTCTTCAAGAAGAAAGCACACATCCTTGAGGTTCTGCGTAAGATGGAGGAGACAGACCCTCTGAAGTTCCACCCATCCACCGCAAGCTTGTCGTTCTGTGACTACAGCCAGGTGCTCATGTCCACAGAGGCCGTTTTGGCTACTGCAGACCCCCTCCAGTGCAAATCCCACCCCACACACTGCCACTGCtctgacactgacacacaccaGCATGTCAACGGTGATGGGTTAGTGAAGTGTGAAGGAGGGAACACCTGCTGTTTACACTGCAAGAGAAGCACGGACAGTTCTCCAAAGCCATGCAACCACACCTGTAGTCCTTTAAAAGCCAGCTCTGCCACCCAGAGCCACGTAGTTCCTGCAGCTGCTATGATCGAATGTCATAGTAAGGGCAGAATGGTGGATTCTGTTCCACCGTCCAAACAGAGCACCAAGAATGAGGTCCACCAGCAAACAGCAGGCACCACAGCCCATGCATCAGCCACAGAAGCAGCCAGTCAGAGCCTGCGGGCGAAGGGAGAGGAGCAGGAGAACTCAGAGAGCCATCTAAACGCCAGTGCCTCTGACAGGCTCACTGGGTTCTGTCCCAACTCCCACCTACCCGATTCTGTGAAGGAGAGCACACACGTCTCCCACTGTGACATGCAGACAAGTGATGGCGTTCACAGCGGCTTAGCGCTCTCCTCTGTCAGCGACGCCATGTCCACTGACCCCTCGGCCGTCCCAGAGACAGACAGCACAGATCCGGAGAGCTCATCTGTCAGAGCCACTGCCTCCGTCAGCCCCAGCCCCTCCTGCCTCAGCGACGTCAAAGCCGCCGCCATTAACTCGCCGTCCAAACTGCTCAAGTTCTTGAAGATTCCGTCAATTGGGGAGAAGTCCCAGCCTTCAACCTCTGCTGTCCGTCTGAGCCCCCAGCTCACCCGCAACTCCAGGATCCCCTGTCGCACTAACAACTACGAGGTGTATCACTCTCCTGTTCCCACACGCCGAGCCACCACCACAGAGAGATGCAGGCAGCCCCCTCCTCCGCCCTCCAGGTCGGAGTCCTACCCCGCCACACACTCCGCTCCAACCTCTCCACCACAGCCTGAAGATGCCTGCTCCCCACCCGCCAAGGACATAAGCTACAGCAGTTTTTCTGCACCTAAAGCCAGTGCGGGATCCAAAATGGGCgctccctcctcctcacccAAAGTTTCTCAAAGGGTCCCTCATTACGAAAATATCTGTGATATGTCTACCAATTCCAGAGAGGAGGAACAAGCTGCAGGCCTTGAAAAAAGAACCACACTTTCGTCTCAAACAAAGGTGAATGGTGGAGAGAGGAAACTTGTTAAATCCCTACCAGAAAGTGTCCTGAATCCCTCCCCCCAACGAAAGCAGTCATCGTCCTCCACATCAGAGTCTACATCGGACGATGAGGAGGATTCAGATAGCCCAGTGTGGGTTAACCACCACAGTTTGCCCAACTCATCTGTCCAGGGCAGAGCTAACTACTCACGAAccagagaaaaacaggagaCCGATGTGAAGGAGGTCACAGTACAGAGCTCTGAGGTCGTCCAGCAGCAGGCGCCTCCACCTCCAGCCAGGAGGAGCGACTCCTCTTCCATCCCCAAGAGACCTGCACCTGGGTCTGCCAGGTCCCAGGCTGACTCCAGTCACCACGCTTTTAAAGACAGACTGGCTGCACTGGGGAAGCTGAGGAGCTCAGAGGATTTACAAGTCGGGCGGCCAGTTGACATGGTGAGTGAGGGTACCTTTGGGGAAGATAGGAGTAAGACCACAGAGAGGCCCATGGAGCTTCATAAAGAGGATCAGAGACATTCAAAGTTCACAGACCCTTTGGATAGTAAACCTAAAGGCAGCGATGGTGGATTGAAGTATCCAGGGTCATCTCAGCTTTACGAACAGGCAGTAAAATCCCAACCTTCCGCCGCAGTGGTGGTTAAACAGGAGCTGTGTGTGACCAAGACAGAAGGGTCCAAGAGTAAAATAGGTCTGCCATCCCCCAACACAGATGCTCCACAGGTACTAcgaaacaacataaaatgtccTGGATCCCTGAATCTTGCTTACAATGTTAAACCCGGTGTTGGTCCTCATAGTAGCAACAGCCCCAACAAAATCCCCCCAAAGTCACCATCTAAACCTTGTCAGGGTCCGTCCGTCCACAGAGGGGGAAAACCCACAGAGACTCCAAGATACTCGTCCAAATcggaggagaggaccaagatcAGTGGGAAGGGGAAAAAGAATCCAATGTACGGAGACAGTCTCCCACCACCTCCCCCGAGACCTCCAACGTCTGAGGGGGAGAAACCATCGCAGCCGGCTGCTAGCCCGCAGTCAGCCATCGAGCAGAAGGTGATGAAGGGCATCGAGGAGAACGTGCTGAAGCTTCAGGAGCAGGACAAAGTAGGGCAGGGTGGTGAGGTCAAGCATAAAGCCTCCAATGGCATCGCCAGCTGGTTCGGTCTGAAGAAGAGCAAGTTGCCAGCGCTAAGCCGCAAGACGGACGCAACCAAAGCAAAGGACGAGAAGAAGGAGTGGAAGATAAACATCCCGTCAGTGGGCAGAGACTCTGTGAAAATGGCCAGCAGGTGTAAAGAAGGCGTGGAAGGTCTGAACATCTCGACTCTGATGGAGAAGGCGGAGGGACTGAGGAGGGCCTTAGAGGAGGAGAGGGCATACGTGGAGAGGTCAGGCAGGGGTCACTCCTGTGAGGTGGTGATGGACCAAGCTCAGGGACAGCTGGCTGTCATGTACAGGGGGGCACGCTCTGACAACTTCATGCAACAGCTGCTGAACAG AGTGGATGGGAAAGACGTGATCAACATGCCTCAGCGCCGGCTTTCGTTCGACTGTAAGACGTCCAAACCAGTGTTTACTCAGCAGAGCGACGTCATCAGCCACACCACCAGTCGTGACGATATAGAGAAG GGATCAGATAGAATCGACAAGATCACATCTGATGAAAACCTCACAGATTCAGTTCACTCTCAACACTTTGCAG GTTCCGGTGCTTCCACCTACACCCTGGACAGTGGTATCGGTACGTTCCCCCTGCCCgactgcagcagcagtgcagcaggACGGGGCCTGTCTAAGGCCAGAGCAGGGGCCGAGCACCATTCCTCCGGCTCCCCAGGGAGGGCTGGGCGCCGGGCCCGCACCCTGGACAGAGAGCTGACGTCGCAGGAGGAGTGTTACGCAGCACACAAACAGCTGATTCCCACCATTCAGTACGGCTCCATGCTGGAGGGAAGAAGCTCAGCCGGTGTCATGCGTGAAG ACAAAGAGGCGCATGGGGCCAGTATGTTTTCTCCTCGCTCCAAGACTTATACTTTTCCCAACCTGAAGACCCCAGCAGGACCTACAGAGGTTTACCTggcagtggaggaggaagaggaggagggggtgtcGTTCGGATCACCGTTCAGAGGG AACATGAAGGCTGGTGCTCCCTCCTCCAGCCGGGTGGTCGACCCAGGCAGCCTACCCGTCCCTGCCCAGGCGGGGATAAGCCGCAGAGGAAAGACTCGCACTCCCAGCGTTCCTGAAATGAGCCGGGAGGCCGGGCTGGAGCTGCTGAGGGAGCGGCCGGAGGAAGCCCTCTCCCCCAGCCGCCCTCAGGTCCTGGAGACCCCCGAGTCTCTCAGCGATTCTCTGTACGACAGTCTGTCATCCTGCGGCAGCCAAGGATGA
- the nckap5l gene encoding nck-associated protein 5-like isoform X1, producing the protein MEKELSSESSPWFCCWETEVPDQVTNSSSRIVTTAGHMKTMSDETEQRMCDEEFGSDEEGVEGDVESYLEDNSSELMDRLRELEAENSALMLANESQREAYERCLDEVANHVVQALLNQKDLREECIKLKMLVFDLERQNRALCELFQQKLPNQPTAHYQVQTGPLPDYNAQLHNDSAKQVEPAQTEAQAQAKGNGYRTQHASPGPRGPAASMEALSPFFKKKAHILEVLRKMEETDPLKFHPSTASLSFCDYSQVLMSTEAVLATADPLQCKSHPTHCHCSDTDTHQHVNGDGLVKCEGGNTCCLHCKRSTDSSPKPCNHTCSPLKASSATQSHVVPAAAMIECHSKGRMVDSVPPSKQSTKNEVHQQTAGTTAHASATEAASQSLRAKGEEQENSESHLNASASDRLTGFCPNSHLPDSVKESTHVSHCDMQTSDGVHSGLALSSVSDAMSTDPSAVPETDSTDPESSSVRATASVSPSPSCLSDVKAAAINSPSKLLKFLKIPSIGEKSQPSTSAVRLSPQLTRNSRIPCRTNNYEVYHSPVPTRRATTTERCRQPPPPPSRSESYPATHSAPTSPPQPEDACSPPAKDISYSSFSAPKASAGSKMGAPSSSPKVSQRVPHYENICDMSTNSREEEQAAGLEKRTTLSSQTKVNGGERKLVKSLPESVLNPSPQRKQSSSSTSESTSDDEEDSDSPVWVNHHSLPNSSVQGRANYSRTREKQETDVKEVTVQSSEVVQQQAPPPPARRSDSSSIPKRPAPGSARSQADSSHHAFKDRLAALGKLRSSEDLQVGRPVDMVSEGTFGEDRSKTTERPMELHKEDQRHSKFTDPLDSKPKGSDGGLKYPGSSQLYEQAVKSQPSAAVVVKQELCVTKTEGSKSKIGLPSPNTDAPQVLRNNIKCPGSLNLAYNVKPGVGPHSSNSPNKIPPKSPSKPCQGPSVHRGGKPTETPRYSSKSEERTKISGKGKKNPMYGDSLPPPPPRPPTSEGEKPSQPAASPQSAIEQKVMKGIEENVLKLQEQDKVGQGGEVKHKASNGIASWFGLKKSKLPALSRKTDATKAKDEKKEWKINIPSVGRDSVKMASRCKEGVEGLNISTLMEKAEGLRRALEEERAYVERSGRGHSCEVVMDQAQGQLAVMYRGARSDNFMQQLLNRVDGKDVINMPQRRLSFDCKTSKPVFTQQSDVISHTTSRDDIEKGSDRIDKITSDENLTDSVHSQHFAGSGASTYTLDSGIGTFPLPDCSSSAAGRGLSKARAGAEHHSSGSPGRAGRRARTLDRELTSQEECYAAHKQLIPTIQYGSMLEGRSSAGVMREDKEAHGASMFSPRSKTYTFPNLKTPAGPTEVYLAVEEEEEEGVSFGSPFRGNMKAGAPSSSRVVDPGSLPVPAQAGISRRGKTRTPSVPEMSREAGLELLRERPEEALSPSRPQVLETPESLSDSLYDSLSSCGSQG; encoded by the exons atgaaAACAATGTCTGATGAGACTGAACAGAGAATGTGTGATGAGGAATTTGGTTCAGACGAGGAGGGCGTGGAAGGAGACGTGGAGTCTTATCTGGAGGACAACAGCAGCGAGCTCATGGACCGACTTAGAGAGCTGGAG GCAGAGAATTCTGCTCTGATGTTGGCGAACGAGAGTCAGAGGGAAGCTTACGAGAGATGCTTGGACGAG GTGGCCAACCATGTGGTCCAAGCTCTGCTAAACCAAAAG GATCTGAGAGAGGAGTGCATCAAGCTGAAGATGCTGGTGTTTGATTTGGAGAGACAGAACCGAGCGCTTTGCGAGCTTTTCCAGCAGAAACTGCCCAACCAGCCCACTGCTCATTACCAG GTCCAGACAGGACCCCTCCCAGACTACAATGCACAGCTGCACAATGACTCTGCCAAACAGGTGGAGCCTGCACAGACTGAAGCGCAAGCACAAGCCAAG GGAAATGGTTACCGCACACAGCATGCCTCCCCAGGCCCTCGAGGCCCAGCTGCCTCCATGGAGGCCCTGTCTCCATTCTTCAAGAAGAAAGCACACATCCTTGAGGTTCTGCGTAAGATGGAGGAGACAGACCCTCTGAAGTTCCACCCATCCACCGCAAGCTTGTCGTTCTGTGACTACAGCCAGGTGCTCATGTCCACAGAGGCCGTTTTGGCTACTGCAGACCCCCTCCAGTGCAAATCCCACCCCACACACTGCCACTGCtctgacactgacacacaccaGCATGTCAACGGTGATGGGTTAGTGAAGTGTGAAGGAGGGAACACCTGCTGTTTACACTGCAAGAGAAGCACGGACAGTTCTCCAAAGCCATGCAACCACACCTGTAGTCCTTTAAAAGCCAGCTCTGCCACCCAGAGCCACGTAGTTCCTGCAGCTGCTATGATCGAATGTCATAGTAAGGGCAGAATGGTGGATTCTGTTCCACCGTCCAAACAGAGCACCAAGAATGAGGTCCACCAGCAAACAGCAGGCACCACAGCCCATGCATCAGCCACAGAAGCAGCCAGTCAGAGCCTGCGGGCGAAGGGAGAGGAGCAGGAGAACTCAGAGAGCCATCTAAACGCCAGTGCCTCTGACAGGCTCACTGGGTTCTGTCCCAACTCCCACCTACCCGATTCTGTGAAGGAGAGCACACACGTCTCCCACTGTGACATGCAGACAAGTGATGGCGTTCACAGCGGCTTAGCGCTCTCCTCTGTCAGCGACGCCATGTCCACTGACCCCTCGGCCGTCCCAGAGACAGACAGCACAGATCCGGAGAGCTCATCTGTCAGAGCCACTGCCTCCGTCAGCCCCAGCCCCTCCTGCCTCAGCGACGTCAAAGCCGCCGCCATTAACTCGCCGTCCAAACTGCTCAAGTTCTTGAAGATTCCGTCAATTGGGGAGAAGTCCCAGCCTTCAACCTCTGCTGTCCGTCTGAGCCCCCAGCTCACCCGCAACTCCAGGATCCCCTGTCGCACTAACAACTACGAGGTGTATCACTCTCCTGTTCCCACACGCCGAGCCACCACCACAGAGAGATGCAGGCAGCCCCCTCCTCCGCCCTCCAGGTCGGAGTCCTACCCCGCCACACACTCCGCTCCAACCTCTCCACCACAGCCTGAAGATGCCTGCTCCCCACCCGCCAAGGACATAAGCTACAGCAGTTTTTCTGCACCTAAAGCCAGTGCGGGATCCAAAATGGGCgctccctcctcctcacccAAAGTTTCTCAAAGGGTCCCTCATTACGAAAATATCTGTGATATGTCTACCAATTCCAGAGAGGAGGAACAAGCTGCAGGCCTTGAAAAAAGAACCACACTTTCGTCTCAAACAAAGGTGAATGGTGGAGAGAGGAAACTTGTTAAATCCCTACCAGAAAGTGTCCTGAATCCCTCCCCCCAACGAAAGCAGTCATCGTCCTCCACATCAGAGTCTACATCGGACGATGAGGAGGATTCAGATAGCCCAGTGTGGGTTAACCACCACAGTTTGCCCAACTCATCTGTCCAGGGCAGAGCTAACTACTCACGAAccagagaaaaacaggagaCCGATGTGAAGGAGGTCACAGTACAGAGCTCTGAGGTCGTCCAGCAGCAGGCGCCTCCACCTCCAGCCAGGAGGAGCGACTCCTCTTCCATCCCCAAGAGACCTGCACCTGGGTCTGCCAGGTCCCAGGCTGACTCCAGTCACCACGCTTTTAAAGACAGACTGGCTGCACTGGGGAAGCTGAGGAGCTCAGAGGATTTACAAGTCGGGCGGCCAGTTGACATGGTGAGTGAGGGTACCTTTGGGGAAGATAGGAGTAAGACCACAGAGAGGCCCATGGAGCTTCATAAAGAGGATCAGAGACATTCAAAGTTCACAGACCCTTTGGATAGTAAACCTAAAGGCAGCGATGGTGGATTGAAGTATCCAGGGTCATCTCAGCTTTACGAACAGGCAGTAAAATCCCAACCTTCCGCCGCAGTGGTGGTTAAACAGGAGCTGTGTGTGACCAAGACAGAAGGGTCCAAGAGTAAAATAGGTCTGCCATCCCCCAACACAGATGCTCCACAGGTACTAcgaaacaacataaaatgtccTGGATCCCTGAATCTTGCTTACAATGTTAAACCCGGTGTTGGTCCTCATAGTAGCAACAGCCCCAACAAAATCCCCCCAAAGTCACCATCTAAACCTTGTCAGGGTCCGTCCGTCCACAGAGGGGGAAAACCCACAGAGACTCCAAGATACTCGTCCAAATcggaggagaggaccaagatcAGTGGGAAGGGGAAAAAGAATCCAATGTACGGAGACAGTCTCCCACCACCTCCCCCGAGACCTCCAACGTCTGAGGGGGAGAAACCATCGCAGCCGGCTGCTAGCCCGCAGTCAGCCATCGAGCAGAAGGTGATGAAGGGCATCGAGGAGAACGTGCTGAAGCTTCAGGAGCAGGACAAAGTAGGGCAGGGTGGTGAGGTCAAGCATAAAGCCTCCAATGGCATCGCCAGCTGGTTCGGTCTGAAGAAGAGCAAGTTGCCAGCGCTAAGCCGCAAGACGGACGCAACCAAAGCAAAGGACGAGAAGAAGGAGTGGAAGATAAACATCCCGTCAGTGGGCAGAGACTCTGTGAAAATGGCCAGCAGGTGTAAAGAAGGCGTGGAAGGTCTGAACATCTCGACTCTGATGGAGAAGGCGGAGGGACTGAGGAGGGCCTTAGAGGAGGAGAGGGCATACGTGGAGAGGTCAGGCAGGGGTCACTCCTGTGAGGTGGTGATGGACCAAGCTCAGGGACAGCTGGCTGTCATGTACAGGGGGGCACGCTCTGACAACTTCATGCAACAGCTGCTGAACAG AGTGGATGGGAAAGACGTGATCAACATGCCTCAGCGCCGGCTTTCGTTCGACTGTAAGACGTCCAAACCAGTGTTTACTCAGCAGAGCGACGTCATCAGCCACACCACCAGTCGTGACGATATAGAGAAG GGATCAGATAGAATCGACAAGATCACATCTGATGAAAACCTCACAGATTCAGTTCACTCTCAACACTTTGCAG GTTCCGGTGCTTCCACCTACACCCTGGACAGTGGTATCGGTACGTTCCCCCTGCCCgactgcagcagcagtgcagcaggACGGGGCCTGTCTAAGGCCAGAGCAGGGGCCGAGCACCATTCCTCCGGCTCCCCAGGGAGGGCTGGGCGCCGGGCCCGCACCCTGGACAGAGAGCTGACGTCGCAGGAGGAGTGTTACGCAGCACACAAACAGCTGATTCCCACCATTCAGTACGGCTCCATGCTGGAGGGAAGAAGCTCAGCCGGTGTCATGCGTGAAG ACAAAGAGGCGCATGGGGCCAGTATGTTTTCTCCTCGCTCCAAGACTTATACTTTTCCCAACCTGAAGACCCCAGCAGGACCTACAGAGGTTTACCTggcagtggaggaggaagaggaggagggggtgtcGTTCGGATCACCGTTCAGAGGG AACATGAAGGCTGGTGCTCCCTCCTCCAGCCGGGTGGTCGACCCAGGCAGCCTACCCGTCCCTGCCCAGGCGGGGATAAGCCGCAGAGGAAAGACTCGCACTCCCAGCGTTCCTGAAATGAGCCGGGAGGCCGGGCTGGAGCTGCTGAGGGAGCGGCCGGAGGAAGCCCTCTCCCCCAGCCGCCCTCAGGTCCTGGAGACCCCCGAGTCTCTCAGCGATTCTCTGTACGACAGTCTGTCATCCTGCGGCAGCCAAGGATGA